In Macadamia integrifolia cultivar HAES 741 chromosome 12, SCU_Mint_v3, whole genome shotgun sequence, the following are encoded in one genomic region:
- the LOC122057688 gene encoding calcium-binding protein CML42, translating to MAVAKPASLGRPSSSFRLKSPSLNCLRLRRIFDMFDQNGDDIISVDELSQALDHLGLEADPSEVESMVRSYIRPGNTGLTFEDFEALHQSLDQTFFGKDNNNNKDDGEAADEDGTCDCGSDAESSSQEEEDLTEAFKVFDENGDGFISAQELQVVLRKLGMPEGRDIGRVERMIFSVDRNQDGRVDFHEFKDMMHSIMVRSS from the coding sequence ATGGCGGTAGCAAAGCCAGCAAGCCTCGGGCGGCCGTCATCGTCATTCCGGCTCAAGTCACCCAGCCTCAACTGCCTCCGCCTGCGTCGTATCTTCGACATGTTCGACCAGAACGGGGACGACATCATCTCCGTGGACGAACTGAGCCAGGCCCTCGACCACCTTGGTTTGGAAGCTGATCCTTCGGAGGTTGAATCCATGGTGCGCTCCTACATTAGGCCTGGCAATACTGGCCTAACCTTCGAGGACTTCGAGGCCTTGCACCAATCGCTCGACCAAACCTTCTTTGGGaaagacaacaacaataacaaggACGATGGGGAAGCTGCTGACGAAGACGGGACATGTGATTGTGGTAGTGATGCAGAATCTTCATCgcaggaggaggaggatctgacgGAGGCTTTCAAGGTGTTCGACGAGAACGGCGACGGCTTCATCTCCGCCCAAGAATTGCAGGTGGTACTAAGGAAGCTCGGGATGCCAGAAGGCCGAGACATCGGTCGAGTTGAGCGTATGATCTTCTCCGTTGACCGTAATCAAGACGGCCGCGTTGACTTCCATGAATTTAAAGACATGATGCACAGCATCATGGTTCGTAGCTCTTGA